The following is a genomic window from Paenibacillus thiaminolyticus.
CGCCAGACATCGTTCGACAGCTTGCGCCAGAGCGGGAGCGGAAAGCCGCCGACATCGATGTTGCCATGCCGGAAATCAATCTCATAATCCACGGCAACCGCCGGATCGGCTGGCGGAGACGCATCCTTAAGGCGGCTTGGCCGAGGCAGCTCCGCGTCGCCCTCCAGCTCACAGACGAACAAGCCCGCACGAGGGCGGCTGTCGGCATAGCCTTCCGCCTGCAGCTGCTGGTAGGCGGCCTCCACAGTGTTGCGGCTAAGATGCAGGCTGTCCGCGAGCTGCCGAATCGAAGGCAATCTTGTTCCGGCAGGTATCGCGCCGCTCAGAATTTGCCGCTTCATATACCGGTAAATCTGCTCGTATTTCGGTTCCCCCGCCTGCTCGTCAATGTATGGGATCAGATCCACCTGCAGCACCTTCCTTCTGTCCCTATCAAGAACTATGAATCTGTCACTTATCATCAGGACAGTATTTGCCTATGATTATAGCAGACTTTGCAAGCTTGATTACCTGGAGAAAGGAACATCGTGGATGAGCATGTGGTTCAGTTATATGCTGCTTGGCATTTCGCTGTCGGCCCCGGTCGGTCCCGTGAATGTGGCGCAGATCAAAGCCGGTCTGAGAGGAGGGTTCTGGAACGCCTGGTTTGTCGGCATCGGCGCAATGTGCGCCGACGCCGTGTTCATGCTGCTGATTTATTTTGGGGCTGCCGCCTATGTCACGACGCCGCTGGCGAAGCTGAGCATCTGGGTCCTCGGATGCGGCGTGCTGCTGAAGCTCGGGTATGACAGCATCCGCGACGCCCGTACCGTCATCGATACGGGGGACACCGGCAGTCCTGCCCGGAAGGTATCCGTCGGATCGTCGTTCCTGTCCGGCTTCCTCATCGCGATTGCCAATCCGATGAACATCGTATTCTGGATCGGCATCTATGGATCGGTCATGACCAAAACGCTGGAATCGTCGGGGAATGGCCAAGCGTTATGGTTAAGCTGCGCGATTTTTGCCGGAGTATGTCTGTGGGACTTCACGGTCTCGCTCCTCGTCCACCTGAGCCGAAGAGCGGTCTCCCCGCGCCTGATGCAATGGATCTCGATCGTGGCCGGGTGGTCGCTTATCGGGTTCGGCGTCTACTTCGGTTATTCCGCGATTCAACACACGGTCCTGCTGCTGCGCGGGTAACAGGAGCATGCCTCATACTTCACCCCCTCCGGTAGAAGCGTCAAGATCTCATCATCCGATCAAAAAACTGTCCCCGGGCCTCTCGGCCTCTTGGGGACAGTCTGCTGCTTGCGCTTACCCTTGCTGGCGATGCAAGAAATCGACGATAGCGCGGTACACCCGCATCTCGTTCTCTTTCTTCGAAAATCCATGCCCTTCATCATCCAGCACGATATACTCGACATCTCGGCCCTGCTGGCGGAGCTGCTCGACGATCTGGTCGGATTCCGCCTTGACGACCCGCGGATCGTTCGCCCCCTGGATGACCAGCATCGGGTTCGTCATGCCGTCCAGATAGGTAATCGGGGAATCCTTGATGAAGCGCTCCTTATCGCGCTCCGGAGTGCCGACCCAAAGTTCCATCATCGGCTTCCAGTGGTCCGGAACCGAATGGTAGAAGGTGAACAGATTGCTGACGCCGAAGATATCGACCGCCGCCCGGAAATAATCCGCATGGCGTCCGGCCAGCAGCAGCGTCATATAGCCGCCGTAGCTGCCGCCTACGATGAACAGGCGCTCCTTCGACGAGATGCCCTGCTCGAACAGCCAATCCATCGCGGCCACGCAGTCGAGACGCGGGCCTTCGCCCCAGTCGCACTCGACCAGCTTCACGAACGAGCTGCCGTACCCGGTGCTGCCCCGGAAGTTCGGGGCGAAGATATGGTAGCCCTGCGCGAGGAAGTACTGGAACATGCTGCGGAATTGCTTGCGTTCCGCCGCCTGCGGCCCGCCATGCGGCCAGAATATCGTATAGCCATTGGCCGCTTCTTCCTTCGCCCGGAACAGCAGCGCCTCGATCTCCATCCCGTCGAAGGAGGAATAGGTAACGACTTCTGGCTCCACCATCTGCTCGGCCGTCAGTCCGGTCGGCATATTCCGGGTCAACTGCTTCCAGCCGCCGTCCGCTTGCTTGTAAATATTCGTCGGAGATGCGGCTCCGCGGGCGAGCAGGTAGACGGTTCCCGACTTGGCGACATGAATCTGGTCGACAAGCGCGTTCGGAAGCTCCATCGGCTCCAGCTCCCGACCATCCAGCGAGAACCGGTACAGGCGATCCTCAACGCCTTTTTCCGTGACGAAGTAGAGCGTCCGGCTGTCCTTGTGCCACTTAATCTCGATGATGCCTTCCTGAGGAATCCGGCACAGCTCGGAAAATTGGCGGCTCGGGATATGGTAGGAGGCCGCGTAGGCATAATCCGCCTTGTAATCCGTGGTGAAGACAATCGTGTCTTCATCCACAAAGATGGCGCGGCCGCTCCGATGAACTTCGCCCTCTTCGGCGGGTACCAGCGGACTATCGCCTTCTTCGGTGCGGACATAGAGCACCCGATAGGTATTGCTGTAGGAATGGCCGTAGACGAAGCGGCCCTCGCCCGGGCTGACCGCCTCCAGATCCGTTGCCGCACCCTGTCCCTCAATCAGCAGCTCATCCTGCTTTGTCCGCAAATGATATACGCGGCTGTTCAAAAAATTCGGATTATTCCGGCTTGTGCAATAATATAATCTCTCCCCGTCATCGGACAGGTGGGCGAAATACATCTTGTCCTTCTCATCCGCCTCGAACAGCGGTAGCGGCTTGCCTCCGGCTGGCGGGAGCGCATAGATGTGATAGTTCTCGTCTCCGTCGCGATCGAAGCCGCACAGAATATGACGCTGCTCCGGGTCGATGGCAATGAAGCTGCTGACCTGATTGATATACGTCAGCGGATAAGGGAAAGCGGTCCCCTCCATCTCAATCGCCCACAGATTGTAATGGCCGTTCAGATTGCTGCTGAACACGATTCGGCTCTCATCCCGGCTGACCGCG
Proteins encoded in this region:
- a CDS encoding LysE family translocator, with protein sequence MWFSYMLLGISLSAPVGPVNVAQIKAGLRGGFWNAWFVGIGAMCADAVFMLLIYFGAAAYVTTPLAKLSIWVLGCGVLLKLGYDSIRDARTVIDTGDTGSPARKVSVGSSFLSGFLIAIANPMNIVFWIGIYGSVMTKTLESSGNGQALWLSCAIFAGVCLWDFTVSLLVHLSRRAVSPRLMQWISIVAGWSLIGFGVYFGYSAIQHTVLLLRG
- a CDS encoding S9 family peptidase; translation: MLQFPKPDVEQYFQTTVIRQFAVSRDESRIVFSSNLNGHYNLWAIEMEGTAFPYPLTYINQVSSFIAIDPEQRHILCGFDRDGDENYHIYALPPAGGKPLPLFEADEKDKMYFAHLSDDGERLYYCTSRNNPNFLNSRVYHLRTKQDELLIEGQGAATDLEAVSPGEGRFVYGHSYSNTYRVLYVRTEEGDSPLVPAEEGEVHRSGRAIFVDEDTIVFTTDYKADYAYAASYHIPSRQFSELCRIPQEGIIEIKWHKDSRTLYFVTEKGVEDRLYRFSLDGRELEPMELPNALVDQIHVAKSGTVYLLARGAASPTNIYKQADGGWKQLTRNMPTGLTAEQMVEPEVVTYSSFDGMEIEALLFRAKEEAANGYTIFWPHGGPQAAERKQFRSMFQYFLAQGYHIFAPNFRGSTGYGSSFVKLVECDWGEGPRLDCVAAMDWLFEQGISSKERLFIVGGSYGGYMTLLLAGRHADYFRAAVDIFGVSNLFTFYHSVPDHWKPMMELWVGTPERDKERFIKDSPITYLDGMTNPMLVIQGANDPRVVKAESDQIVEQLRQQGRDVEYIVLDDEGHGFSKKENEMRVYRAIVDFLHRQQG